Sequence from the Macaca fascicularis isolate 582-1 chromosome 16, T2T-MFA8v1.1 genome:
actgttagaaggaaaactagcaaacaaaaagcaacagcatcaacatcaacaaaaaagatgcCCACACAAAAACCCATTGGAAGGTTaccaatatcaaagaccaaaggtggataaatccatgaagatgaggaaaaaccagcacaaaaaaggctgaaaattccaaaaaccagaatgcctcttctcctccaaaggatcacaactcctcaccagcaagggaacaaatctgtacagagaatgagtttgatgaattgacagaagtaggtttcagaaggtgggtaataacaaactcctccgagctaaaggtaCATGTTCAAACCCAattcaaggaagctaagaacctttataaaaggttacaggaactgccaactagaataatcagtttagaagagaacataaatgacctgatggagctgaaaaacatagcacGAGAattttgtgaagcatacacaagtatcaatggccaaatggatcaagcagaagaaaggatatcagagattcaagatcaacttaatgaaataaagcgtgaaggcaagattagagaaaaaagaataaaaaggaatgaacaaagcctccaagaaatataggactatgtgaaaagaccaaacctatgtttgattggtgtacccgaaagtgatggggagaatggaaccaagttagaaaacacacttcaggatattttccagagaacttcccaaacctagtaaaacaggccaacattcaaattcaggaaatacagagaacaccataaagatactcctcgagaagagcaaccccaagacacataattgtcagattcactaaggttgaaatgaaggaaaaaaatgttaagggcagccaaagagaaaggttgggttacccacaaagggaagcccatcagattaacagtggatctctctgcagataccacaagccagaagagagtaggggtcaatattcaacattcttaaataaaagaagtttcaacccagaatctcatatccagccaatctaagcttcataaataaaggagaaataaaatcctttacagacaagcaaatgatgaaggattttgtcaccaccagtcctgccttacaagagttcctgaaggaagcactaaatgtggaaaggaaaaactggtaccagtgactgcaaaaacatgccataTTTTAAAGGCCATCAACACTAtggagaaactgcatcaactaatgggcaaaataacctaTTAGCATCAtaaagacaggatcaaattcacatatacattgttaatcttaaatgtaaatgggctaaatgccccaattaaaagacacagactggcaaattggataaaggaTACAGTGTACTATATTCAgcagacccatctcatgtgcaaagacacacataggctcaaaataaagtgatggaggaagatttaccaagcaaatggaaaacaacaacaaaaaaaagcaggtgttgcaatcctagtctctgatataacagactttaaaccaacaaagatcaaacaagacaaagaaagtcattacataatggtaaagggatcaatgcaacaagaagagctaccTATCCTAagtacatatgcacccaatacaggagcacccaggttcatgaagtaagttcttagagacctacaaaaagacttagactctcacacaataatagtgggagactggctgggcaaggtggctcacacctgtaatcccagcactttgagaggccaaggtgggtggatcatgagatcaagagttcaagaccagcctggtcaacatgctgaagccctgtctctacaaaaaatacaaaaacgagcttggcatggtggtgcgcacctgtaatcccagctactggagaggctgaggcaggagaatggcatgaactcaggaggcggaagttgcagtaagccaggatcgtgccagtgcactccagcctgggtgacagaaaaaaaaaaaaaaaatagtccgggtgcagtggctcacgcctgtaatcccagcactttgggaggccgaggcgggcagatcacaaggtcaggagatcgagaccatcctggctaacacagtgaaacccagtctctactaaaaaaaaaaaaaaaaaaaaaaatagcaggcatggtggctcgtgcctgtaatcccagctactcaggaggctgaggcaggagaattgcttgagcccaggaggtggaggttgcagtgaaccaagattgcaccactgcactatagcctgggcgacagaagactccatctaaaaaaaaaaaaaaaaaaaaagtaggagacGTTAACACTcaactgtcaatattagacagaacaatgagacagaaaattaacaaggatattcaggacttgaaatcagctctggaccaagtggacctaatagacatctacagaactctccactccaaatcaacagatatacattcttctcagtacaaCATAACACTCTAAgtttgaccacataattggaagtaaaacagtctctcagatcacagtgcaatcaaattagaactcaggattaagaaactcactcaaggtcgggcacagtggctcacgcctctaatcccagcactttggaaggccaaggtgggcatatcacaaggtcaggagatcgagaccattctggctaacatggtgaaaccctgtctctacgaaaaatgcaaaaaaattagacaggcatggtggcacgcgcctgtaactccaactactcaggaagctgaggcaggagaattgcttgaacccgggaggcagaggttgcagtgagccaagatcacgccactgcactacagcgtgggtgacagagtgagactccgtatcaaaagagaaaaagaaattcactcaaagccacacaactacatggaaactgaacaacctgctcctgaatgactactgggtaaataacgaaattaaggtagaaataaataagttctttgaaaccaatgagaacagagacacaatgtaccagaatctctggaacacggctaaagcagtgtttagagagaaatttatagcactaaatgcccacatgagaaagtgggaaagatctaaaatcgacaccctaacatcacaattaaaagaactagagaagcaacagcaaacaaattcagtagctagcaggaggcaagaaataactgagatcagagcagaactgaaggagatagagacacaaaaaatccttcaaaaaatcagtgaatccaggagctggtttcttgaaaagatttacaaaatagactgctagccagactaataaagaagaaaagaaagaagaatcaaagagacacaataaaaaatgataaaggagagatcaccactgatcccatggaaatacaaactaccatcagagaatactataaacacctctacgcaaataaactagaaaatctagaagaaatggattaattcctggatacatacaccctcccaagactaaaccaggaagaattcgaatccctgaatacaccaataacaagttctgaaattgaggcagtaattaatagcctaccaaccaaaataaaataaaataaaataaaaagcccaagaccagacagattcacagatgaattctatcagaggtacaaaaaggagctggtaccattccttctaaaattattccaaacaatagacAAAGAGAgtctcctccctaactcattttatgaggccagcatcatcctgatactaaaacagtgcaaaaacacaacagaaaaagaaaacttcaagccaatatccctgatgaacattgatgcgaaaatcctctctaaaatactggcaaaccaaatccagcaccACATtacaaagcttatccaccacaatcaactCGGCTTCATCCCTCCgacgcaaggctggttcaatgtacgcaagtcaataaatgtaacccatcacattaaaagaaccaatgacaaaaaccacatgattatctcaatagatgcagaaaaggcctgcAATAAacttcaacagcccttcatactaaaaaactctcaataaactaggtattgatggaacgtatctcaaaataataagagctatttatgacagacccacagacAATAtaatactaaatgggcaaaagctggagacattccctttgaaaaccggcacaagacagggatgccctctctcaccactcctattcaacatagtattggaagttctggccagggtaatcaggcaagagaaagaaataaagtgtattcagataggaagagaggaagtcaaattgtctttgtttgcagatgacatgattctatatttagaaaaccccatcatctcagcctaaaaactccctaagctgataagtaacttcagcaaagtctcaggatacacaatcaatgtgcaaaaaccacaaacattcctatacaccaataatagacaagcagagagtcaaatcataagtgaactcccattcacaattgctgcaaagagaatgaaatgcttaggaatacaacttacaagggatatgaaggacctcttcaaggagaactacaaaccactgctcaaggaaataaaagaggacacaaacaaatggaaaaacattccatactcatggataggaagaatcaatatcatgaaaatgaccatactgcccaaagtaatttctacattcaatgctatccccatcaagctaccattgactttactcacagaattagaaaaaaaactactttaaagttcatatggaaccaaaaaagagcccgtatagccaagacaatcctcagcaaaaagaacaaagctggaggcatcatgctacctgtcttcaaactatactacaaggctacagtagccaaaacgcatggtactggtaccaaaacagatatatagaccaatggaacagaatagaaacctcagaaataacaccacacatctacaaccatctgatctttgacaaacctcacaaaaacaagcaatggggaaaggcttccctatttaataaatgatgttggggaaactggctagccatatgcagaaaactgaaagtggaccccttccttacactttatacaaaaattaactcaagatgggttaaagacttaaacataagacctaaaaccataaaaaccctagaagaaaacctaggcaataccattcaggacataggcatgggcaaaatccctatcaaaaagtgggtgaaggacgtgaagagacacttctcaaaagaagacatttagctaacaaatatatgaaagaaagctcatcatcactagtcattagagaaatgtaaatcaaaaccacaatgagataccatctcacgccagttagaatggcaatcattaaaaagtcaagaaacaacagatgctggagaggatgtggagaaataggaacacttttacactgttggtgggagtgtaaattagttcaaccattgtggaagatagtgtggcaattcctgaaagatctagaaccagaaataccatttgccccagcaatcctattactgagcgtatacccaaacgattataaatcattctactataaaggcacatgcacacatatgtttattgcagcagtgttcacaatagtaaagacttggaaccaacacaaatacccatcaatgatagactggataaagaaaatgtggcacatacacaccatggaatactacatagccataaaaaggatgagttcatgtcctttgcggggacatggatgacgctggaaatcatcattctcagcaaactcacacaggaacagaaaaccaaacaccacatattgtcactcataagtgggagttaaacaatgagcacacatggacaccaggaggggaacatcacacaccggggcctgtgagagggtgaggggctaggggagggatagtattaggagaaatacctaatgtagatgacaggttgatgggtgcagcaaaccaccatggcacatgtatacctatgtaacaaatttgCACGTTCTGCgcgtgtaccccagaacttaaagtataatttttaaacaataggCCATATCAAatagcctagatgtgtagtaaGCTATATGATCTAGGTTTAAGTACATGCTAcaatgtttgcacaatgacaaaattaccTAATGgttcatttctcagaacatatccccattgttaaATGACACATAACAGGATTCACAttttggtaaaaattaaaaacaaaatttaaccaaaaaaagaGAGCAAAAAGGAAACATACAACACAGCATGTGATAAAAATTTATAACATatccattcaataaatgataaactcctgatacatatatatcttatataagTTTATAGACAATGATCTccattttatctatctatcatatctatctatctatctatctatctatctatctatctatctatccactaGTCAGGACatatatccaaaatctacaaaacaCTAAGAAACTGACAACCATGAAGAAGTATGGGTAGAAGACTTGAACAGGCAtcttatgaaaaaagaaagagcaacaACCAATGCCTAATAGACATTAgtcatcaaataaatgcaaatctaaaacacaaatacataccAGTACAATTCAGAAGGTTCACAATATTAGGATCAAGCAGGAGTCACTACCAGTTGTAAAATGTTGAAacactgcttttttctttctactaatGCTGATTATACGTGTTTCCTATGACATGGCAATTTCACTCCCACATATATACCCAGAGAGAAGAATTTGAATACCCCATTCCcatttaagaaatattcatttttcaaatcCTTATCAGACTAGTATAAATTTGGCTAGCCTCAAAgccattcattctttttaagaTGGCTTTGCAtaactttgctctttttctttttgtgtaacTTTGAAGTTCCAAGGGCAAtctaatttctcttatttttctgtcCAAAGCCATCTCTCTGTAGGGCCTAAATAGTGATACTTCTTACATGTTAATGTAAACTTTCACTTCATTCATTTCTGCCATAATATTTAAGAACCGATTATGATATTCTATCACACACATCTCCTTATATTCTCAGGAAACTCAGTGTTTCCTTTCCACTATCTTCAAAACTCTACATGTAAAACTCAGTGCAATAGCCCTGTTGTTAGAGAGCTGCATGGGCTCTCATGTTTTGTATGTTTATAGATTTTGAATATATGTTCACAGTGTTACATAGTGttttatagattttggatatatGTTCACAGTGTTATATAGTGTTTTATAGATTTTGGAAATATGTTCTGACTAGtgtagagatagatagatagatccaCCAATCACATTTTCCCCCAGGTTCTCCTCAATGAATTTAACTGATACCTACATATCCTGATGTAATTTCCTCCTCCTATAATTTGAGTTGCAGATTAAAGACAACTCCTTACTCACGTTCTCTAGATTAATACAGTATTGTTGCAGAAATGACTAAGCATAGATTTCAGATAATTGGGCTAGACTTCATTGTTTCTGTCAAAGAAGATAAGAAAGACAACAACTGGGCTACAAGTATCTCCTGGGAGTCCCCCCCATGGGATGTGTGTGTCAGAAAGGGATCCATGGGATAGTCTAGTCCTCCTGCTGAAGAGAACTGTTGACCCCCAGCCCACACTCTGCAACAGAACTGCTAGAGTATCTCATGGGACATGAAATTGCCTTCAGAAAAACCAATAGAGGGGGTCACATCAAGGTCAAATTTGGCACAGAAGGGTAGGAATTTTGTTGTATTCAGAATTTCTTTAGAGAAGGTAGAGGAAATAGAGtaagaatgggagaatatatttttgGAATGCAATGATCGTAAGTATcccaaacaaaatataaataagcaaaatcCAGTAGCATATGCATATGATCATAACCAcatgaattgttttaaaaaatacaagactGGGCTAACATTTAGACAttaatcaactttttaaataacacactttgggaggccgaggcaggtggatcacttgagatcaggagttggcaatcagctggccaacgtggtgaaatcctgtctctattaaaaatacaaaaattaaccaggcatggtggtgtgcactcatagtctcagctacttgggaggctgaggcaagagaatctcttgaacccagcaggtggagattgcagtgagcagagattgcaccactgcactccagcctgggtgacaaaacaagactctgtctcaaaaaacataaaataaaataacatttactgGAAAAGGTAGAATAATCATTACATTATTTcagcttataaagaaaaaggattttgtaaatttcaatacattttcagttttctatctCTCAGAAAATAAGGACTAGAACAAGCCCTGTTGCTATGATGAAATGAATCtacaaaaaagacagaaagcatCGTAATTAATTGTGAAATCCTGAGAGTTCTCCTTTCTATCCGAAGAATATAAAAAGACACACACTACAACATTCTATTAGACATTGTCCTGGAGGGTCTATGCCTGGacaagggcaaaaaaaaaaaaaaaaaaaaaagaaagcaagattgAAAATACTCTTATAAAGTGGAGAaaactattactattttttatgaGTCATGACTGCACATGTACAATTTTCTgtcacaccaaaaaaaaaaaaaaaaaaaaacacaaaatacaaaaagtattagAATCAAAAAGCTAGGACCAGAACTCAGCTTGATTTGCCCGAATCTAGAGCACTTATGTCGCACAGAGTCCCACATTCTCATGCTGGTAAACCTCTCAGTCACAGGCAAATCGGGATAAATGGCCACACCATCACGGAAACCATTTGGTGCTTTCTGAATCCCAGTGGACTCCTTTTTCTACCCACCTGCTTTGGTGTAGCTCTGCATTTTGCAACACATTGTGCCAAACACCCTTTCCCTAGTGAGTTTAAGAGAACTGGAAGACACAGAGGGAGTAGGTTGTAGCGAGAAAGATGCTTGTTACTCTTGAATTAGACTTTTGTGGGTGAACAGGGTTGGGGCCGGGCATGGATTCAATGCATCACTGTGAATATATCAGCATCACGCGACTGCCCACAGACATTTCCCAGTCTACATACAGCCAACCATGAGGCGGGGCAGAGAGAACTATCTGCCTCCCACATCACCAGGAACTATCACATGACCGGATGATGGTCAGAGCAGGAATGATGCTGATAATGAGACTGACTTCCTTTTATCTGAAACGAAGTTTTTATGAGTAATTCTCAATTAACAAACAGATTAAACACTTACTTTCAAAAGATTCATAAGATTTCAGAAACAACTTCCCCTTTGACGATCGCAAAGGGAGTATGAAAAACAATGTAAACAGCAACAAGGAAAAGTCCTGCTGATTGGTGGAAACTTTGGAGGCCAGGTGTATAAAAGGTCCAGATTGCAAGGGGTCATCACATTCTGGGAAACTCACCTCTGAATAGAAGCCCACCTTCCACCCCTGACACCATGACCCACTGTTGCTCCCCTTGCTGTCAGCCTACGTGCTGCAGGACCACCTGCTGCAGGACCACCTGCTGGAAGCCCACCTGTGTGACCACCTGCAGCAGCACACCCTGCTGCCAGCCCACCTGCTGTGTGTCCAGCTGCTGCCAGCCTTGCTGCCGCCCAACTTGCTGTCAAAACACCTGCTGTAGAACCACCTGCTGCCAGCCCACCTGTGTGACCAGCTGCTGCCAGCCTTGCTGCCGCCCAACTTGCTGTCAAAACACCTGCTGTAGAACCACCTGCTGCCAGCCCACCTGTGTGACCAGCTGCTGCCAGCCCACCTGTGTGACCAGCTGCTGCCAGCCCTCCTGCTGTGTGTCCAGCTGTTGCCAGCCTTGCTGCCGCCCAACTTGCTGTCAAAACACCTGCTGTAGAACCACCTGCTGCCAGCCCACCTGTGTGACCAGCTGCTGCCAGCCTTCCTGCTGCAGCACACCCTGCTGCCAGCCCACCTGCTGTGGGTCCAGCTGCTGTGGCCAAACCAGCTGTGGGTCCAGCTGTGGCCAGACCAGCTCCTGTGCACCTGTCTACTGCAGAAGAACCTGCTACCACCCCACAAGTGTCTGCCTGCCTGGTTGCCTAAACCAGAGCTGTGGATCCAGCTGCTGCCAGCCCTGCTGCCGCCCAGCCTGCTGTGAGACCACCTGCTGCAGGACCACTTGCTTCCAGCCCACCTGTGTGTCCAGCTGCTGCCAGCCTTCTTGCTGCTGATCAAGTCCCAAGACAACCACCGTCCTCACACAACAACTTTCTGCTCCACTGACTGATCTTTTGGGGGACTAATTTACTTTGCTGCTGACAGCCACCATGCTCTCACCCAAATTTTTATGAATTCTCTGTATGTTTAAAATCTTGGGAATCTGCTAGACGGATGTCAGAATACTTcatcctgtttctcttttttcttacccCTTGTGGATCATGTGCCAGCTTCGTGTGCTCTCAATTTGGAGTCATGGTCTCAGCTGTGACTCTAAAGTCATGAGCTTCATTCTCTGCTTCTAAGGAATTTAGGCTTCTGCAACTGAGCAGTAATCTTTGCAAtcatatatttgttttcaatatCCTCTTCATGGTTCTTctatccttctttcttcttttcatgaTAACTTTGGGTTGTGTTCCTGGTAGCAGAGATTCTTAACTCTATGTTTCTGAATAAACTCTGAACCATCTTCATCTCatatggtgttttgttttattttaaagcattccTGATATGGGATTTACATACGTATCACATACCACAGGTATTATCCAATTTGATTCTCAAAACAGATGGTCATCTATTATTGCCTTCATTTTTCacctgaaaaaaatttaatatgcgATGTTATGTAGCTAATAAGGGACAGATTCTGATCCAAGCTGAGGTCCTCTCTTTCTGGCCAAGGACACTTACATTTAATTCTCAATATAGTGGAATGACATTGGAAGTCAGCAATAGCAAGACATGCACTTGAGTTTATTTAACAATGAGAGGAATAATCTCTCATATTTGCAGATAATATTCTTGTTCACAAAAGAATTCCCAAATTAATTTCCCACACCTCAGTGAGCAACAGCTGCATAATATGGCAGCAGGGACTGCATTTAATGGCTGCCTTGAATGCAGGGATCTTTTTATCTCAGCCTCTGACTAGCCAATCATTCAATTCATCTGCATTGGAAAGATGCTTGAGAATTCATTATATCATCATGAGAGAGAGTCTCGTCTGAAATGACTCATTCTCAGTATCATGTAAATAAAATTCTTatatggcctccatctcctgaatACCTAATGACAAAGTAAATGAAACTAAGTTATTCCTTGTAAAATACAGACCATACCTTATGCCACATTAAAACAATTTGTCCCCTAATCGAAATGTTATGAGGAAAATTAAGTAAGGAATTAAGCTGGGAATTGAGAAAGTATGCAATGGGTATGTAAGACTTGACACAATCCATAATCTCTGAACCAAGGAAGGGAATGAAATAACCTTCTGCATTTTGTAAGACCAATATGAGGCAtctaaagaaactgaaaactcccagcactttgggaggccaaggcaggcagatcacaaggtcaggagatcgagatcatcctggctaacatggtgaaaccccgtctgtactaaaaaaacaaaaaattagtgggatgtggtggtgggagcctgtagtcccaactactcagcaggctgaggcaggagaatggtgtgaacctgggaggcggagcttgcagtgagccgagatggtgccactgtactccagcctggttgacagagcgagattctgtctcaaaagaaaaaaagaaaagaaaaaaacaagaaactacAAACTGTGTTTCCAGGGCAATCAGAAGAATGTAAGAATGCAAAGTAGAACTTGTGCATTCATAGAAGTCATGATAGACAGAGGTTGGTGCTTTTGGTCCTGAACTGATGCAAGTTAAGCATTCACTCATGGAAGGATTGATTGATACTGGctctaagagaaataaaaagtttaggGACCTGGGTCACCTTCTTGGGACCTCCTACCAGCATGGGAGTGGTGGAAATACCTCTAATGAGCTAACAAAGTAGATTTCCATGATAGATGCCAACTTCTGAGACTGTGAATCTAGATGCTCTGAAGACTTGGCTAAGAGACAACGGCCGCTTACTGTGATCATTGTTCAGGGATGAAGTAAAGGAGATGAAAACTAGGACATTCTCTTTGACCAGCATCAGTTATGAATGATGAATCAGTTCAGCATGTCTACTGTACAGTAATGTCACTATAGTTATAAACACTTTATCACATACCTGAAATTTGCCAAGAAGTTAGATCTTGAATGTTcacaccacaaaaataaaaaggaaatggtaACTACATGGGCTAATACATATGTTATTCccaatgaatatatatattagagCTTCACCTTTCATACCTGAAATagacacaatttttatttgttaattatacctcaatacaGCTAGAAAAAGTATTTAGTTGATTTAGttaattattacaaaaatattcttcaacatgaaaattagaaattttcTGAACAAAAACACTAATTCTGGGCTGCCTACCATAGGATGGGTATTGGCTAAAGGCTTTgtgtacattattattaattctttttttttggaggggggaacgggatgtagtcttgctctgttgcccaggctggagtgcagtggtgtgatctcggctcactgcaagctctgcctccagggttcacgccattctcctgcctcagcctcctgaggatctgggactacaggcacctgccaccacgcccagctaattttatgtatttttagtagagacggggtttcaccatgttagccaggatgatctcgatctcctgaccttgtgatctgcccacctaggcctcccaaagtgcttggattacaggcgtgagccaccgcacccggctattACTAATTCTTTAACAAACTTTCAAAATAGGTATTAACGTTCCCtttgtagagatgagaaaatCGAGGCTGAGAGAGTTAGTGTATTGTCATAGATTAGTTTCTCCCAGAAGAGAATCTGAAAAAAAGATTCCAGTGAAAGTAGTTTACTGGGAAGTGCAGATCACATTGGTAGGGATTGGGGAAGTGATACAGAAAGGGGTTCACTATTAAGTCAGTATCACAGTCACCAACT
This genomic interval carries:
- the LOC102123598 gene encoding LOW QUALITY PROTEIN: uncharacterized protein (The sequence of the model RefSeq protein was modified relative to this genomic sequence to represent the inferred CDS: deleted 1 base in 1 codon), which gives rise to MTDRCSPCCQPTTCCRTTCVSSCCQSCCPPRCCNTSCCQPSCNQSCGSSCCQPTACHPAYCEATCCKTTCCQPTCVTSCCHYSWCSTPCCQPNCRRSSCYGQTGSGSSCCQPISCAPVYCRRTCCHTMCVCLSGCLDQSCGSSCCSPCCQPTCCRTTCCRTTCWKPTCVTTCSSTPCCQPTCCVSSCCQPCCRPTCCQNTCCRTTCCQPTCVTSCCQPCCRPTCCQNTCCRTTCCQPTCVTSCCQPTCVTSCCQPSCCVSSCCQPCCRPTCCQNTCCRTTCCQPTCVTSCCQPSCCSTPCCQPTCCGSSCCGQTSCGSSCGQTSSCAPVYCRRTCYHPTSVCLPGCLNQSCGSSCCQPCCRPACCETTCCRTTCFQPTCVSSCCQPSCC